In Oncorhynchus kisutch isolate 150728-3 linkage group LG5, Okis_V2, whole genome shotgun sequence, a genomic segment contains:
- the mdm4 gene encoding protein Mdm4 isoform X1: MTSLPSPQQYTASSSACNILPGDGSQVQPKAPLLQILRVAGAQEDIFTLKEVMHYLGQYIMGKQLYDKQRQHIVHCQDDPLGELLEVESFSVKNPSPVYEMLKKYLVVLSCSDAAESLSVGRECVEGGVEDRGQVCGGVAKAGLVVASDEALPMQTPSQRRPREPDEDSLDGLPQSACKRPKLDVTLDEWDLSGLPWWFLGNLRNNYSRRSNGSTDIHTNQLSPAQDEDTAIVSDTTDDLWFLTEGGSEQVSVEMKEAVLEEGSGGEGEPPPEEEGGGKEEKADKEMQEEPDEDSQCLSDDTDIEISTQDAWQCTECRKYNSPLQRYCVRCWALRKNWYKDVPRLVHSLSVPDIPACSSLAPRDDEEESDTGIDVPDCLRTVSDPVILPSHSTPDRLLPPGVPGKGKGPRPRGLPREEQLSGGESQESLGMEVEVRPEALLEPCKLCRMRPRNGSIIHGRTAHLLTCFSCARKLHKFHAPCPGCGQIIQKVIKTFIA; encoded by the exons ATGACCTCGTTACCGTCACCCCAGCAGTACACAGCATCAAGCTCAGCATGCAACATATTACCTGGTGATGGGAGTCAG GTGCAGCCCAAAGCCCCTCTCCTGCAGATTCTGCGTGTGGCTGGAGCCCAGGAGGACATCTTTACCCTCAAGGAG GTGATGCACTACCTGGGCCAGTACATCATGGGGAAGCAGTTGTATGATAAACAGAGGCAGCACATAGTGCATTGTCAGGACGACCCACTGGGAGAGCTGCTGGAGGTCGAGAGCTTCTCCGTCAAAAACCCCAG TCCAGTCTACGAGATGCTGAAGAAGTATTTAGTTGTGCTGAGTTGTTCAG ACGCTGCAGAGAGTCTTTCTGTGGGCCGTGAGTGTGTAGAGGGCGGAGTGGAGGACCGCGGTCAG GTGTGTGGGGGCGTGGCCAAGGCGGGCCTGGTTGTGGCCAGTGACGAGGCCCTCCCCATGCAGACCCCGTCTCAGAGACGACCCCGGGAGCCTGACGAAG ACTCTTTAGATGGCTTGCCCCAGTCGGCCTGCAAACGGCCCAAGCTTGATGTCACACTAGACGAGTGGGACCTCTCAGGACTGCCCTGGTGGTTTCTGGGTAATCTGCGTAACAACTACAGTCGCAGAAGCAACGGCTCTACGGACATCCACACTAATCAA CTGTCTCCTGCGCAGGATGAGGACACAGCGATCGTGTCGGACACGACGGACGACCTGTGGTTCCTGACGGAGGGGGGAAGTGAACAGGTGAGCGTGGAAATGAAGGAGGCCGTGCTGGAagaagggagtggaggagaaggagagccgCCAcctgaagaggagggaggaggaaaagaggagaaggCTGATAAGGAG atGCAGGAGGAGCCAGATGAGGACTCTCAGTGTCTGAGTGATGATACGGATATAGAGATCTCTACACAG GATGCATGGCAGTGTACAGAGTGCAGGAAGTACAActctcctctccagcgctactGCGTACGCTGCTGGGCTCTACGCAAGAACTGGTACAAAGACGTCCCACGGTTGGTCCACTCACTTTCCGTCCCCGACATCCCAGCATGCAGTTCTCTGGCCCCGCGAGACGACGAGGAGGAAAGCGACACAGGCATCGACGTCCCAGACTGCCTCAGGACCGTGTCTGACCCTGTCATCCTGCCCTCACACTCCACCCCTGACCGCTTGCTGCCCCCTGGGGTTCCAGGGAAGGGCAAGGGTCCTAGGCCGCGAGGCCTTCCCAGGGAGGAGCAGCTCTCTGGGGGAGAGAGTCAGGAAAGCCTGGGGATGGAAGTAGAGGTTAGGCCCGAGGCTCTGTTGGAGCCTTGTAAGCTGTGTCGGATGCGTCCGCGTAACGGGAGTATTATACACGGCCGCACGGCTCACCTGTTAACCTGCTTCTCCTGCGCCAGGAAGCTGCACAAGTTCCACGCTCCATGTCCCGGCTGTGGACAGATCATACAGAAGGTTATAAAGACATTCATAGCCTGA
- the mdm4 gene encoding protein Mdm4 isoform X2: MTSLPSPQQYTASSSACNILPGDGSQVQPKAPLLQILRVAGAQEDIFTLKEVMHYLGQYIMGKQLYDKQRQHIVHCQDDPLGELLEVESFSVKNPSPVYEMLKKYLVVLSCSDAAESLSVGRECVEGGVEDRGQVCGGVAKAGLVVASDEALPMQTPSQRRPREPDEDSLDGLPQSACKRPKLDVTLDEWDLSGLPWWFLGNLRNNYSRRSNGSTDIHTNQDEDTAIVSDTTDDLWFLTEGGSEQVSVEMKEAVLEEGSGGEGEPPPEEEGGGKEEKADKEMQEEPDEDSQCLSDDTDIEISTQDAWQCTECRKYNSPLQRYCVRCWALRKNWYKDVPRLVHSLSVPDIPACSSLAPRDDEEESDTGIDVPDCLRTVSDPVILPSHSTPDRLLPPGVPGKGKGPRPRGLPREEQLSGGESQESLGMEVEVRPEALLEPCKLCRMRPRNGSIIHGRTAHLLTCFSCARKLHKFHAPCPGCGQIIQKVIKTFIA; this comes from the exons ATGACCTCGTTACCGTCACCCCAGCAGTACACAGCATCAAGCTCAGCATGCAACATATTACCTGGTGATGGGAGTCAG GTGCAGCCCAAAGCCCCTCTCCTGCAGATTCTGCGTGTGGCTGGAGCCCAGGAGGACATCTTTACCCTCAAGGAG GTGATGCACTACCTGGGCCAGTACATCATGGGGAAGCAGTTGTATGATAAACAGAGGCAGCACATAGTGCATTGTCAGGACGACCCACTGGGAGAGCTGCTGGAGGTCGAGAGCTTCTCCGTCAAAAACCCCAG TCCAGTCTACGAGATGCTGAAGAAGTATTTAGTTGTGCTGAGTTGTTCAG ACGCTGCAGAGAGTCTTTCTGTGGGCCGTGAGTGTGTAGAGGGCGGAGTGGAGGACCGCGGTCAG GTGTGTGGGGGCGTGGCCAAGGCGGGCCTGGTTGTGGCCAGTGACGAGGCCCTCCCCATGCAGACCCCGTCTCAGAGACGACCCCGGGAGCCTGACGAAG ACTCTTTAGATGGCTTGCCCCAGTCGGCCTGCAAACGGCCCAAGCTTGATGTCACACTAGACGAGTGGGACCTCTCAGGACTGCCCTGGTGGTTTCTGGGTAATCTGCGTAACAACTACAGTCGCAGAAGCAACGGCTCTACGGACATCCACACTAATCAA GATGAGGACACAGCGATCGTGTCGGACACGACGGACGACCTGTGGTTCCTGACGGAGGGGGGAAGTGAACAGGTGAGCGTGGAAATGAAGGAGGCCGTGCTGGAagaagggagtggaggagaaggagagccgCCAcctgaagaggagggaggaggaaaagaggagaaggCTGATAAGGAG atGCAGGAGGAGCCAGATGAGGACTCTCAGTGTCTGAGTGATGATACGGATATAGAGATCTCTACACAG GATGCATGGCAGTGTACAGAGTGCAGGAAGTACAActctcctctccagcgctactGCGTACGCTGCTGGGCTCTACGCAAGAACTGGTACAAAGACGTCCCACGGTTGGTCCACTCACTTTCCGTCCCCGACATCCCAGCATGCAGTTCTCTGGCCCCGCGAGACGACGAGGAGGAAAGCGACACAGGCATCGACGTCCCAGACTGCCTCAGGACCGTGTCTGACCCTGTCATCCTGCCCTCACACTCCACCCCTGACCGCTTGCTGCCCCCTGGGGTTCCAGGGAAGGGCAAGGGTCCTAGGCCGCGAGGCCTTCCCAGGGAGGAGCAGCTCTCTGGGGGAGAGAGTCAGGAAAGCCTGGGGATGGAAGTAGAGGTTAGGCCCGAGGCTCTGTTGGAGCCTTGTAAGCTGTGTCGGATGCGTCCGCGTAACGGGAGTATTATACACGGCCGCACGGCTCACCTGTTAACCTGCTTCTCCTGCGCCAGGAAGCTGCACAAGTTCCACGCTCCATGTCCCGGCTGTGGACAGATCATACAGAAGGTTATAAAGACATTCATAGCCTGA